Proteins co-encoded in one Desulfitibacter alkalitolerans DSM 16504 genomic window:
- a CDS encoding transposase — protein sequence MKKLCKPTFKEKDHGQGAGIPVLKTIWDLFDLSLLFTQTGIRKHSGVPTWLLAFAYICGLVSNASYANQNAKFSADAPFLKQLLSGQLISQSAFSRFLSKPFQWLQFSIGRISRLQERTETRLTDGDIIALDDTKIEHPYGKKIPFLCWLFDSSDKRHVWCINLVSTLAVLNNGLEFPMLWRFWVKKDQDNEKQTKLNLAIEMLKELRQFNNARLWVAMDRWFLCKKFLTWLMDNNFDWVTKAKRNTVLFRKIYDPVLGKERFVKLNAKQLLQEIYPKIRVIGKNSVLSIPDIYIKVPYETLTRKGKPITRQRFLLVAAIGATYEEQVDEKTVVLPEEEYQVATFKGTYLLLSNRADAPEEAAKAYTKRWKIEVFYRTAKQNLGLTSCYAQSEPAHFAHVELLFTAQTLLCFATWECNKEGVEQAPSLCEVVRYFFNAGCRIHCHNQLIQVYFDIATERFARIIDKFWPKFLSLRLWNWDYYPGSA from the coding sequence ATGAAAAAACTGTGTAAACCAACTTTCAAAGAGAAGGATCACGGTCAAGGTGCCGGGATTCCAGTACTTAAGACCATCTGGGATTTGTTTGATCTTTCTTTGCTCTTTACTCAAACAGGAATCCGTAAGCACTCCGGGGTTCCAACATGGCTTTTGGCTTTTGCCTACATCTGTGGTCTGGTAAGTAATGCGAGCTATGCAAATCAAAATGCTAAGTTTTCAGCGGATGCCCCTTTCTTAAAACAGCTTCTTTCCGGGCAATTAATCTCGCAGAGTGCATTTAGCCGGTTCCTGTCTAAGCCTTTTCAGTGGCTTCAGTTCTCTATTGGTAGAATTTCTAGACTGCAGGAACGTACAGAGACCCGGTTGACCGACGGAGATATAATTGCCTTAGACGATACTAAAATTGAACATCCTTATGGTAAAAAAATCCCCTTTCTCTGTTGGCTTTTTGATAGTTCAGATAAGCGACATGTATGGTGCATTAATCTTGTTTCTACTCTAGCTGTCTTAAATAACGGCCTTGAATTTCCTATGTTGTGGCGTTTCTGGGTTAAAAAAGACCAGGATAATGAAAAACAAACCAAACTCAATCTTGCTATAGAGATGTTAAAAGAGCTACGTCAATTTAACAACGCTAGACTATGGGTTGCCATGGACCGCTGGTTTTTATGCAAGAAGTTTTTAACTTGGCTTATGGATAACAATTTTGATTGGGTTACCAAGGCTAAACGCAACACAGTATTATTTAGGAAAATCTATGACCCTGTTCTAGGTAAGGAGCGCTTTGTCAAACTTAATGCTAAACAATTACTGCAAGAGATTTATCCTAAAATTAGGGTTATTGGCAAAAACTCAGTTCTTAGTATTCCCGATATTTACATCAAAGTGCCTTATGAGACACTGACCCGCAAAGGAAAACCTATTACCAGACAACGATTTTTACTCGTTGCTGCAATTGGGGCCACCTATGAGGAACAGGTGGATGAGAAAACTGTGGTTCTTCCAGAAGAAGAATACCAGGTGGCAACCTTTAAAGGTACGTATCTCCTGCTAAGCAATCGAGCAGATGCACCAGAAGAAGCAGCTAAGGCCTATACTAAACGATGGAAAATTGAAGTTTTTTATCGTACAGCTAAGCAGAACCTAGGATTAACTTCATGTTATGCTCAATCGGAACCAGCTCACTTCGCACATGTGGAACTATTGTTTACGGCGCAAACTCTTCTTTGTTTTGCTACTTGGGAATGCAATAAAGAAGGCGTCGAACAAGCCCCATCCCTATGCGAAGTGGTAAGGTACTTTTTCAACGCCGGTTGTCGGATCCACTGTCACAATCAGCTGATCCAAGTCTATTTTGACATAGCAACCGAGCGCTTTGCAAGGATTATTGATAAATTTTGGCCAAAATTTTTATCACTAAGGTTATGGAACTGGGATTATTATCCTGGAAGTGCATAA
- a CDS encoding amidohydrolase, translating to MMVLVLLVSLMIGMSLSIVAAPPHHSTPAAAIYYNGIIVTVDENMSYTEAVAVDANGKIIAVGDRGEVMKLSGKGTQMINLQGKTMLPGFIDAHSHFIGVGLSLLMDVQLQSPPIGDIVDIDEMIAALAERADETPPGEPVIGVRYDDYFLADQRHPTRWDLDQASTEHPIRITHFSGHGIVVNSYALELADITADTPDPAVGVMGRCPDTGEPNGQFFGAADMVANATDGNPIWEREITREDWIKGIGLASDMWTSVGSTMANHGSGGNLFNFQLLEDAVAEGYLNIRTTVWSTLAGGLQICGYLGLEPGGPYRAESDETGMIFQTGIKYFADGSPQLRTAWVTDPYYTTGEHPPDWVGFPRFTDEQMTQMVIDAHEAGFDNIFVHTNGDAAIDQLLNAYEEVRKPQYRQSDDLRHILVHAQFNREDQLDRMAELGVIPSFYILHTYYLGDRHKDIYFGSERSYRMSACQDAVDRDMVFTIHSDTPVLPHNPLMMMWAAVNRFSYHGQEIFTTVYDPNCKYRSVDQRITPEDALRAVTIYAAYQDFLDDVKGSIEVGKWADFVILSNNPLTVDPMLIKDIQVLETIVGGTTVFKADGKWIPGQKMLK from the coding sequence ATGATGGTTTTAGTTTTATTAGTTAGTTTAATGATAGGTATGTCTCTTTCCATTGTTGCGGCACCACCTCATCATTCCACACCAGCGGCAGCTATTTATTATAACGGAATAATTGTTACCGTTGATGAAAACATGAGTTATACTGAAGCTGTGGCAGTTGATGCTAATGGTAAGATAATCGCCGTTGGTGACCGAGGAGAGGTAATGAAACTGTCAGGAAAAGGTACTCAAATGATAAACCTGCAGGGCAAGACCATGCTTCCAGGATTTATTGATGCTCATAGCCATTTTATTGGAGTAGGCTTATCTTTACTTATGGATGTGCAACTTCAAAGCCCTCCAATTGGCGACATAGTTGATATTGATGAAATGATAGCTGCTTTGGCAGAACGGGCCGATGAAACACCCCCAGGCGAACCTGTTATAGGTGTGCGTTATGATGACTATTTTTTGGCAGACCAAAGACATCCCACCCGTTGGGACCTTGATCAAGCCTCAACGGAACATCCAATACGAATTACACACTTCTCAGGGCATGGAATTGTAGTAAACAGTTACGCCTTAGAGCTAGCAGACATCACCGCTGATACTCCCGATCCTGCTGTGGGAGTTATGGGGCGATGCCCAGATACCGGTGAGCCTAACGGGCAGTTTTTTGGGGCTGCTGACATGGTTGCTAACGCCACAGACGGTAACCCCATCTGGGAACGAGAGATAACTCGTGAAGATTGGATTAAAGGTATAGGATTGGCCAGTGATATGTGGACTTCAGTAGGGTCAACAATGGCCAACCATGGTTCAGGAGGAAACCTTTTTAATTTCCAACTATTGGAAGATGCTGTAGCGGAAGGCTACCTGAATATTAGAACCACTGTTTGGAGTACTCTTGCAGGTGGTTTGCAAATCTGCGGTTACCTTGGTCTAGAACCAGGTGGCCCCTATAGAGCCGAATCTGATGAAACAGGGATGATTTTTCAAACTGGAATAAAGTATTTTGCAGACGGTTCACCACAGCTTCGCACAGCCTGGGTTACTGATCCATACTATACTACCGGAGAACATCCTCCCGACTGGGTTGGTTTTCCGAGGTTTACGGATGAACAGATGACTCAAATGGTCATAGATGCACATGAAGCTGGTTTTGACAACATATTTGTTCACACTAACGGTGATGCCGCCATTGACCAACTTTTGAATGCCTATGAAGAAGTACGTAAGCCACAATACAGGCAATCAGATGACCTCCGCCACATTCTTGTTCACGCTCAGTTTAATAGGGAAGATCAATTAGATAGAATGGCAGAATTGGGTGTGATTCCATCATTTTATATTTTGCACACATATTATTTGGGAGACCGACACAAGGATATCTATTTTGGGTCAGAGAGATCTTACAGAATGAGTGCATGTCAAGATGCCGTCGATCGCGATATGGTCTTTACGATACACAGTGACACCCCCGTGCTTCCACATAACCCTCTGATGATGATGTGGGCAGCTGTAAACAGGTTTTCCTACCACGGTCAAGAAATTTTTACTACAGTTTACGACCCTAACTGCAAATACCGTTCTGTTGATCAAAGAATAACTCCCGAGGATGCCCTACGTGCAGTTACAATATATGCCGCCTATCAGGATTTTTTAGATGACGTTAAAGGCTCTATTGAAGTTGGTAAATGGGCAGATTTTGTTATACTCTCAAATAACCCTCTTACCGTGGATCCAATGTTGATCAAAGATATTCAGGTACTAGAAACAATTGTAGGAGGTACTACAGTTTTCAAAGCTGACGGAAAGTGGATACCAGGTCAAAAGATGCTGAAATAA
- a CDS encoding Zn-dependent hydrolase: protein MQINIARLKESIDVVNNIAVTVDGGVNRVALSNEDKLAREIFKKWMLDEGMNVRIDDIGNMYGRRTGTDNNREPVCIGSHLDTQSNGGRFDGTLGVMAGLEVIRTLNDNNVQTLFPIEIINWTNEEGARFQPALMGSGVVAGAFSKDWVYSRCDKEGKTFTDELSNIGYKGAMSNRLTSAKAYLEMHIEQGPVLDQNGLSLGIVSGISGTCWLKVSITGSSNHSGTCPMGFRQDALVTASRIIVDIRDKIKELSNDAVVTVGEMAVFPNVINIIPNKAQFSIDIRCPEEKILLILESSIMEIIENVCAKENTNYKAERFWYSSPIEFDIGLIKVLEKSCETMEIPFFQLVSGANHDAKHMSSIAPSGMIFIRSIGGKSHCPEELSTWKDIEKGTNVLLHTVLTFSAG, encoded by the coding sequence ATGCAAATAAATATAGCAAGACTAAAAGAAAGCATTGATGTCGTTAATAATATTGCTGTAACCGTTGATGGCGGGGTTAATAGAGTTGCCTTATCCAATGAAGATAAGCTTGCCAGGGAAATATTTAAAAAATGGATGTTGGATGAGGGCATGAATGTTAGAATTGACGATATTGGTAATATGTATGGTAGACGTACTGGAACGGATAATAATAGAGAGCCTGTATGTATAGGTTCACATTTGGACACACAGTCAAACGGAGGTAGATTTGATGGCACTTTGGGTGTTATGGCAGGGCTGGAGGTCATACGCACTCTAAATGACAATAACGTGCAAACATTATTTCCTATAGAGATAATCAACTGGACCAATGAGGAAGGGGCAAGGTTTCAACCAGCACTAATGGGAAGTGGCGTAGTTGCTGGCGCCTTTTCTAAGGACTGGGTCTACAGCAGATGCGATAAGGAAGGTAAAACCTTTACAGATGAACTTAGCAATATAGGTTATAAGGGAGCAATGTCAAATCGTTTAACTTCGGCAAAAGCCTACCTGGAAATGCATATCGAACAGGGTCCTGTTTTAGATCAGAACGGATTATCATTAGGCATTGTAAGCGGCATTTCTGGAACCTGTTGGCTGAAAGTGTCTATAACTGGTTCATCCAATCATTCTGGAACTTGCCCAATGGGTTTCCGCCAGGATGCACTGGTTACTGCTTCTAGGATTATAGTAGATATCCGTGATAAAATTAAGGAATTGAGTAATGATGCGGTAGTAACAGTTGGGGAAATGGCGGTTTTCCCTAATGTCATAAATATAATTCCAAATAAAGCACAATTTAGCATTGATATAAGATGTCCGGAAGAGAAAATACTCTTAATTCTTGAGAGTTCTATAATGGAAATTATAGAGAATGTTTGCGCGAAAGAGAATACTAATTATAAAGCAGAACGTTTTTGGTATAGTTCCCCAATCGAATTTGACATCGGGTTAATTAAGGTGCTTGAAAAATCCTGCGAAACTATGGAAATACCATTTTTTCAACTTGTTTCAGGAGCAAATCATGATGCTAAACATATGAGTAGTATTGCGCCTTCAGGAATGATATTTATAAGAAGCATTGGAGGAAAAAGCCATTGTCCTGAGGAACTTTCAACCTGGAAGGATATCGAGAAGGGGACAAATGTATTACTTCACACTGTGCTAACTTTTTCGGCAGGTTAG
- a CDS encoding sodium:solute symporter family protein — MAWYLGYILVYLAILVGIAFYYFTKVKTSDQYIISAWNTSFWPLVGTIVSTWCGAAVFIGWVGMGFRVGVSGFFQFALPGIIFCLLLIYFFAKPIRRQKMYTLPDMFAGRFGKEAAIVPSTLSAFVYSVPTTALQLVGMSTIFLLAFNIPVPTGILIATVIMLTFTLLGGLPATIMTDALQSFVLVLGIIVLFIGSLIYAGGISKVLANTPIEYLSPIGPEGLGAVLLFALSVGPFYLIWQSTWQRIYAAKDEDTARSAGLTGFALAGVISILPYSIGIMARGYLPADLNPNLVFSTVVFEVLPPYIGGIVYIGLIAALVTGGTSFLMQGGSNLSRDFYQKLLNPYADNKKMMRASRLSVLIIGVGAFIVAIYMTDIITLYQWALRLSGTMLVFPFLAIMFWKRVTKAGFLGSMAVAGLVTLTFSYWGIGAGLDPAIAGFPASLISLVVISLLTKHSKTEQVKAIYYGEVFDTDIADSIVMGKNIKA; from the coding sequence ATGGCGTGGTATTTGGGGTATATTTTAGTTTATCTTGCAATACTGGTAGGGATCGCCTTTTACTATTTCACAAAAGTTAAAACTTCTGATCAGTATATAATTTCTGCTTGGAACACAAGCTTTTGGCCCTTGGTGGGAACTATTGTAAGCACATGGTGTGGGGCGGCAGTATTCATTGGATGGGTCGGCATGGGCTTTAGGGTTGGCGTGTCAGGTTTCTTTCAGTTTGCATTACCCGGTATAATTTTTTGTTTGTTATTGATTTACTTTTTTGCCAAGCCCATTAGAAGGCAAAAAATGTATACACTTCCTGATATGTTTGCAGGACGTTTCGGAAAGGAAGCTGCAATAGTACCATCAACCTTGTCAGCTTTTGTTTATTCAGTTCCAACAACTGCACTGCAACTTGTCGGCATGTCAACTATTTTCCTGTTGGCCTTTAATATTCCTGTTCCCACAGGAATACTAATTGCAACTGTCATAATGTTAACGTTTACTTTGCTGGGTGGTTTGCCTGCCACAATCATGACTGACGCCCTTCAAAGCTTTGTATTGGTATTAGGCATTATCGTATTATTTATAGGCAGCTTAATTTATGCAGGGGGTATCTCTAAAGTTTTGGCTAATACACCAATAGAGTATTTGTCACCTATTGGACCAGAAGGATTGGGAGCGGTTTTATTATTTGCCCTATCAGTAGGACCATTTTATCTTATATGGCAGTCGACTTGGCAGAGAATATATGCTGCCAAAGATGAAGATACAGCTAGAAGTGCGGGTCTTACAGGTTTTGCACTTGCAGGGGTTATAAGTATACTGCCTTATTCAATTGGAATTATGGCCAGGGGATATCTTCCAGCTGACCTAAACCCCAATTTAGTTTTCTCTACAGTAGTTTTCGAGGTTTTACCACCATATATAGGGGGAATAGTCTATATAGGCTTGATTGCAGCGCTGGTCACTGGGGGCACATCTTTTCTTATGCAAGGTGGTTCGAATTTATCTCGAGATTTTTACCAGAAGCTTCTGAATCCCTATGCTGATAACAAAAAAATGATGCGTGCCTCTCGTCTTTCAGTGCTAATCATAGGTGTAGGTGCTTTTATCGTAGCAATATATATGACCGACATTATTACCTTATATCAGTGGGCATTAAGGTTATCTGGAACTATGCTGGTATTCCCATTTTTAGCCATAATGTTTTGGAAAAGAGTTACAAAAGCCGGTTTTCTGGGCAGTATGGCTGTAGCAGGCCTTGTTACACTGACTTTCTCATACTGGGGAATAGGTGCAGGGCTGGACCCGGCAATTGCAGGTTTCCCAGCATCACTAATCAGCTTAGTTGTTATTTCCTTGTTGACAAAACACTCCAAAACTGAGCAGGTAAAGGCGATTTATTATGGTGAAGTCTTTGATACAGATATAGCAGATAGTATTGTAATGGGAAAAAATATAAAGGCATAA
- a CDS encoding amidohydrolase encodes MNKVGNLFAPDLVFINGNIITLDSMKPTAEAIAVKKGRIVKIGSNSHITSLIQTATNVIDLKGKTLIPGFIESHTHLIMYGDTLSQINCRTPPNKSISNILEKIKEETAKKPPGEWIKGWGYDDTLLEEKRHPNRWDLDMVSPNHPVYITHVSGHLAVVNSYALRLARIDKSTSDPVGGIIYRTEGSQEPNGILAEPPAMDKVTKLMPKATVQSLKKAISIANDKYLSVGVTSIHEAGVGLFFGRNELTAYIEASMESILKLHAYLMIYYSLFEEMIDNVSGNLGISTGSEFGKIKIGSIKTLQDGSIQGITAALQQPYYCDPNYMGGLILSQDKLEQIVEAAYSKGFQLSVHGNGDACIESILQAYEKVLGENKKSNHRFRIEHCQTVTNKQLDRIKKMGITISFFPVHTYYWGDRHKNIFLGPERAERIDPLKSALDRGILFGMHNDCPITEINPLMSIYSAVNRLTKDGHVLGEHERISVEQALKAMTINSAYLAFEENLKGTLTPGKLADMVVLDQNPLTVHPEKLNRIQVEMTVVEGEIVFRR; translated from the coding sequence ATGAATAAAGTTGGTAACTTGTTTGCTCCGGACCTGGTTTTTATCAACGGAAACATTATTACCTTGGATTCTATGAAACCAACAGCGGAAGCAATCGCTGTTAAAAAAGGTAGAATTGTAAAAATAGGCAGTAATTCTCATATTACGTCACTAATACAAACTGCCACTAACGTTATAGATCTTAAGGGTAAAACCTTAATACCAGGGTTTATTGAATCACATACACACTTGATAATGTACGGCGACACTTTGTCCCAGATAAACTGTCGTACTCCTCCAAATAAATCTATTTCTAACATTCTAGAAAAAATAAAAGAAGAAACTGCAAAGAAACCCCCAGGGGAGTGGATTAAAGGGTGGGGGTATGATGATACTTTACTTGAAGAAAAGAGGCATCCTAATAGATGGGATTTGGATATGGTTTCACCTAATCACCCGGTTTATATCACACATGTATCCGGACATTTAGCTGTTGTAAATAGCTATGCCTTAAGGCTTGCGAGAATAGACAAATCAACAAGCGATCCAGTTGGAGGAATAATTTACAGAACAGAAGGTTCCCAGGAGCCTAATGGTATATTGGCTGAGCCTCCTGCTATGGATAAAGTGACTAAGCTAATGCCAAAGGCTACGGTACAAAGCCTAAAAAAGGCAATATCTATAGCAAATGATAAATACTTATCTGTTGGAGTTACAAGCATCCATGAAGCTGGGGTTGGTCTTTTTTTCGGGCGCAATGAGCTTACAGCCTACATTGAAGCTTCCATGGAAAGCATCCTTAAGCTCCATGCATATTTAATGATATATTACAGCCTTTTTGAAGAAATGATTGATAATGTTTCAGGTAATTTAGGTATTTCAACAGGTAGTGAATTTGGAAAAATTAAAATAGGTTCAATTAAAACTCTTCAGGATGGTTCCATACAAGGCATAACCGCAGCCTTGCAGCAGCCTTACTATTGTGATCCTAATTACATGGGAGGATTAATTTTAAGTCAAGATAAACTTGAACAAATAGTTGAGGCAGCATATAGTAAGGGATTTCAACTTTCAGTCCATGGTAATGGTGATGCATGTATAGAATCTATTTTACAAGCTTATGAAAAAGTTCTTGGGGAAAATAAAAAAAGCAATCACAGGTTCAGAATTGAACACTGCCAAACTGTTACCAATAAACAGCTTGATCGCATTAAAAAAATGGGAATAACCATATCTTTTTTTCCTGTCCATACTTATTATTGGGGAGATAGACATAAAAATATTTTTTTAGGTCCCGAACGTGCTGAAAGAATAGACCCACTTAAATCTGCTTTAGATAGAGGAATACTCTTTGGAATGCACAATGACTGCCCCATAACAGAAATTAATCCATTAATGTCAATATACTCTGCAGTAAACAGACTTACCAAAGATGGGCATGTTTTAGGCGAACATGAAAGAATATCTGTAGAACAGGCCTTGAAGGCCATGACTATAAACTCCGCGTATCTAGCATTTGAAGAAAACCTGAAGGGTACATTAACCCCGGGGAAGCTTGCTGACATGGTTGTTTTGGACCAAAATCCGCTAACAGTACATCCTGAAAAATTGAATCGGATTCAGGTAGAAATGACAGTTGTGGAAGGGGAGATCGTTTTTAGGAGGTGA
- a CDS encoding sigma-54 interaction domain-containing protein — MNKNGKYDLAKILYQWADETRDAIYIADSDGITLKINKAYQKMSGYQPSDLVGKSLKNLVSKGYFSSAILLALEKKEPVTIVGMQFKSKKHLISAAIPIKDPSGKIYAVVATHRDISEYEKLQDEYERLKGELERAESLNKELLNTKELVSEDVIPGNNMQQILRHAIRIAPYPINVYLYGESGVGKEVIANLIVEKSDRNNRPFIKVNCSAIPEQLLESELFGYNPGAFTGARASGKPGLFELADHGTILLDEIGDMSLRVQAKVLRAIQEQEITRVGGVEPKKIDVRIISATNKDLLELVKKNKFREDLFFRLNVVQIKIPPLRERKDEILPLADLFTKKFGEKYGLKKEFSQEAKRYLLGYDWPGNIRELQNVIENALVSTNSTVIQYDDLADRLEKKNKLSHKNTKVTLKEAVNDFEKQIIIEALKENNSIRAAARILGVDHSTLIRKIGKYNLEKGKYGSAIFHQQVKNCTKKN, encoded by the coding sequence ATGAATAAAAATGGAAAATATGACTTGGCGAAAATCTTATATCAATGGGCCGATGAAACGCGAGATGCCATATATATTGCAGATTCGGATGGTATTACCCTTAAAATAAATAAAGCCTATCAAAAAATGAGTGGATATCAGCCTTCTGACCTGGTTGGAAAAAGCCTAAAAAACCTTGTAAGCAAAGGATATTTTAGTTCAGCAATTTTACTAGCTTTAGAAAAAAAAGAGCCAGTGACAATTGTAGGTATGCAATTTAAAAGTAAGAAGCATTTGATTAGTGCAGCCATTCCAATTAAAGACCCTAGTGGTAAAATATATGCTGTTGTTGCAACGCATAGAGATATATCCGAATATGAAAAGTTGCAGGATGAGTACGAAAGATTAAAGGGCGAACTGGAAAGGGCAGAGAGCCTAAACAAAGAATTACTAAATACCAAGGAGTTAGTTTCAGAGGATGTTATTCCGGGAAATAACATGCAGCAAATATTACGGCATGCAATTCGAATTGCTCCCTATCCCATCAATGTTTATTTGTATGGGGAATCTGGAGTAGGCAAAGAGGTTATTGCAAATTTGATTGTGGAAAAAAGTGATAGAAACAATAGACCCTTTATTAAAGTAAATTGTAGTGCTATTCCCGAACAGCTATTAGAATCGGAACTATTTGGATATAACCCAGGAGCTTTTACAGGGGCACGTGCCAGCGGCAAACCAGGATTGTTTGAATTGGCTGATCATGGAACAATATTACTGGACGAAATTGGTGATATGTCTTTGAGGGTTCAGGCTAAGGTTTTGAGGGCAATTCAGGAACAGGAGATAACAAGGGTTGGAGGTGTAGAACCAAAAAAGATTGACGTAAGAATAATTTCAGCTACTAATAAAGATTTGTTGGAATTAGTAAAAAAAAATAAATTCAGAGAAGATTTGTTTTTTAGACTAAATGTTGTCCAAATAAAAATCCCTCCTTTAAGGGAAAGAAAAGATGAAATATTGCCTCTTGCAGATTTATTTACAAAAAAGTTTGGGGAAAAATATGGGTTGAAGAAGGAATTTTCTCAAGAAGCGAAAAGATATCTATTAGGCTATGATTGGCCTGGTAATATAAGAGAACTTCAAAACGTGATTGAAAATGCTCTTGTTTCAACTAACTCAACTGTTATTCAATATGATGACCTTGCAGATAGATTAGAAAAGAAAAACAAATTAAGTCATAAAAATACCAAGGTTACATTAAAAGAAGCTGTCAACGATTTTGAAAAACAGATAATAATAGAGGCGCTTAAAGAAAATAACTCAATTCGCGCCGCAGCAAGAATTTTAGGGGTTGATCATTCAACTTTAATAAGGAAAATAGGAAAATATAATCTTGAAAAAGGGAAGTATGGCAGTGCAATTTTCCACCAGCAGGTGAAAAATTGCACCAAAAAAAATTAG
- a CDS encoding TRAP transporter small permease subunit: protein MKVWSKVEQTIDFISEVLGKFSWLLILYCMIFGLTDVILRYAFNQPSLWISVTVQYAMVLLACSAGAYALNNDAFVKLDLFYARFSPKTKAICDIITFFIAFLYLYVLVTKGIQAAKISFFLKQVTPTAIPIPLYHLKAFIPVGAFCVLLVAIKKLVIDIQTVIGYDRSEQEQRTV from the coding sequence ATGAAAGTTTGGAGCAAGGTAGAGCAAACAATTGATTTTATCAGTGAAGTTCTAGGCAAATTTAGTTGGTTGCTTATTCTTTACTGCATGATTTTTGGCCTAACTGATGTAATACTTAGATATGCTTTCAACCAACCATCCTTATGGATCAGTGTGACAGTTCAGTATGCCATGGTTTTATTGGCCTGCTCAGCAGGGGCATATGCCCTGAATAATGATGCTTTTGTAAAACTGGACCTTTTTTATGCTCGCTTTTCTCCAAAAACTAAGGCAATTTGCGATATCATTACTTTTTTTATCGCATTCCTGTACCTGTATGTGCTGGTGACTAAGGGAATTCAGGCAGCTAAGATATCCTTCTTCTTAAAGCAGGTGACACCAACTGCCATTCCCATTCCACTTTACCACCTAAAGGCTTTTATACCGGTTGGGGCTTTCTGTGTACTGCTGGTTGCAATCAAGAAACTCGTTATAGATATTCAGACAGTTATTGGATATGACAGAAGTGAGCAAGAACAAAGAACCGTATAG
- a CDS encoding TRAP transporter substrate-binding protein, with amino-acid sequence MKKYSILVLAVLLVFSMFLVVGCGDKPAPVQTPSEPGAASDYGPPSEVTTWVFQPVFDSSDAGWSRGVVPWIKAVEEATQGTVKFELLPVGSITSGGEAFAATMAGMIDVYAGWATYYGGDMPEGMLAYGLAMGADNQFEAWAAMWGDPKYRIGDIVQQAANERNLQWIGWTNQGPNAAFTKFPVYKLEDFAGRKMRAGAPQAIFLQAMGGAPVSMPGGEIYMSIRLGTIEGTFWDTGGMADMKFHEVTDYAIMPGWCPAQHQEIYVNLDKWNALNQWQRDRISEVFMSTYFETSRLHLENVETALQIFVDAGGEVITLSDEEVDRMRRKSVEEVWPKVAEASSGTAKGVELWKQFLIDIGKY; translated from the coding sequence TTGAAAAAGTATTCAATTTTAGTACTTGCAGTTCTGTTGGTTTTTAGCATGTTTTTAGTTGTTGGTTGTGGAGATAAGCCTGCACCTGTACAAACACCAAGTGAGCCAGGTGCAGCCAGTGATTATGGTCCTCCATCAGAAGTGACCACGTGGGTTTTTCAACCGGTTTTTGATTCATCAGATGCTGGTTGGAGTCGCGGTGTTGTGCCATGGATAAAGGCTGTTGAAGAAGCAACTCAAGGTACAGTAAAATTTGAACTACTTCCAGTTGGCTCTATAACAAGTGGTGGAGAAGCATTTGCTGCTACTATGGCTGGAATGATAGATGTATACGCTGGTTGGGCAACATACTATGGTGGAGATATGCCTGAAGGCATGCTGGCTTATGGATTGGCAATGGGAGCTGATAACCAATTTGAGGCTTGGGCAGCAATGTGGGGAGATCCCAAATATAGGATTGGTGATATTGTTCAGCAGGCAGCTAATGAACGTAATCTACAGTGGATTGGCTGGACTAATCAGGGTCCAAATGCCGCTTTTACCAAATTTCCCGTATATAAATTGGAAGACTTTGCTGGACGTAAGATGAGAGCCGGTGCTCCACAGGCAATATTTCTTCAGGCTATGGGTGGTGCTCCAGTATCAATGCCTGGTGGGGAAATATATATGTCAATTAGATTAGGTACTATTGAAGGCACCTTCTGGGACACAGGGGGCATGGCTGATATGAAGTTCCATGAGGTTACCGATTATGCTATTATGCCAGGCTGGTGTCCTGCACAGCATCAGGAGATATACGTTAACTTAGATAAATGGAACGCTTTAAATCAGTGGCAGAGAGATCGTATCAGCGAAGTCTTCATGTCAACGTACTTTGAAACAAGTAGACTCCACCTTGAGAATGTAGAAACAGCCTTACAGATTTTTGTTGATGCTGGCGGTGAAGTTATAACTCTATCTGACGAAGAAGTAGACAGAATGCGTAGAAAATCAGTAGAGGAAGTCTGGCCAAAGGTAGCAGAAGCATCTTCTGGCACTGCTAAGGGTGTTGAGTTATGGAAACAATTCCTTATTGATATAGGTAAATACTAG